From Micromonospora rhizosphaerae, the proteins below share one genomic window:
- a CDS encoding RidA family protein, with the protein MAEPAGGETLPAPPAPQGHYVPVVVHAGIAYTAGMTPRVDGQLAVRGLVGAALTVAEVRAAARLAASNAVAAVAEAVGGLDRVRRCLRMTVYVACRPDFTQHSAVADGASEALRDWLGERGAVARSAVGVSSLPSGAPVEVELTVAVTAD; encoded by the coding sequence GTGGCTGAGCCAGCCGGCGGGGAGACGCTGCCGGCGCCCCCGGCCCCGCAGGGCCACTACGTGCCGGTGGTGGTGCATGCGGGCATCGCGTACACGGCGGGCATGACCCCTCGGGTGGACGGCCAGCTCGCCGTGCGCGGCCTGGTAGGCGCGGCTCTGACCGTGGCCGAGGTGCGCGCGGCAGCCCGCCTCGCGGCCAGCAACGCCGTCGCTGCGGTGGCCGAGGCGGTCGGAGGACTGGACCGGGTGCGGCGCTGCCTGCGGATGACCGTGTACGTCGCCTGCCGTCCCGACTTCACCCAGCACTCCGCGGTCGCCGACGGGGCGTCCGAGGCGCTGCGGGACTGGCTGGGCGAACGCGGCGCCGTCGCGCGATCGGCAGTCGGGGTGTCGAGCCTGCCGTCCGGCGCGCCGGTCGAGGTGGAGCTCACCGTCGCCGTCACCGCCGATTGA
- a CDS encoding gamma-glutamyltransferase family protein produces MSADWPAPTRNPVLAGEHMAVSSHPAVSAVGHRVLAAGGTAIDATVAMAAMSWLALPGQCGVGGDAFAVVREPDGSVWTINGSGYGPDGGDLAFYRAQGRSAIPLTGALAVAAPGAVAAIAALHARGATRGLPELWAPAIAAAERGLPCTRKTRADILEHEAQLGADDGARRTFLRDGRAPQVGERLPQPELADSLRLLAADPRALYTGELAERAVAALAVAGAPFSGDEWAASGIPLQGEAIVGRYGDLVVHTTPLPTPGWMVLQQAAVCDGMLSGLPSLSADAVGWLAGAAREAFRDRWDRCGTDTDAWRALLRPEAVADVRAKLAAGGHPLATAGLTPDGDTTTTVAVDGDGRAVSFIHSLAFTFGARITIPGTGIMLNNRLGRGAYLVEGHPNQVRPRRRPLHTCLAWLVTDTGGALRHVGNTPGGDGQVQWNMQVLSHLIDHGLDPQAAVSAPRFTVFPGSDADVVGAPDELICESRLGERAVAELRAAGHPVRVVGPWDAGGSALVVSVDGRLGCLAGGADPRQDGVALGG; encoded by the coding sequence GTGAGCGCGGACTGGCCGGCACCGACCCGCAACCCGGTCCTCGCCGGCGAACACATGGCAGTCTCGAGCCACCCGGCGGTCAGTGCCGTCGGTCACCGCGTGCTCGCCGCCGGCGGCACTGCGATCGACGCGACCGTGGCGATGGCCGCGATGTCCTGGCTGGCGCTGCCGGGCCAGTGCGGCGTCGGCGGCGACGCCTTCGCCGTGGTTCGGGAGCCGGACGGGTCGGTGTGGACCATCAACGGCAGCGGGTACGGGCCGGACGGCGGCGACCTGGCGTTCTACCGGGCGCAGGGCCGGTCCGCGATTCCACTCACCGGGGCGCTCGCCGTGGCGGCTCCGGGCGCGGTGGCCGCGATCGCCGCGCTGCACGCCCGCGGGGCGACGCGCGGCCTGCCCGAGTTGTGGGCGCCGGCGATCGCCGCCGCCGAACGCGGTCTGCCCTGCACCCGCAAGACCCGGGCGGACATCCTCGAACACGAGGCGCAGCTGGGCGCCGACGATGGGGCCCGACGGACGTTCCTGCGCGATGGTCGGGCGCCGCAGGTCGGCGAACGGCTCCCACAGCCGGAGCTCGCCGACTCACTTCGGCTGCTGGCGGCCGATCCCCGCGCCCTCTACACGGGCGAACTGGCCGAGCGCGCGGTGGCCGCGCTGGCAGTGGCAGGTGCTCCGTTCAGCGGCGACGAGTGGGCGGCCTCCGGCATCCCGCTGCAGGGCGAGGCGATCGTCGGGCGGTACGGCGACCTGGTCGTGCACACGACACCGTTGCCCACGCCGGGCTGGATGGTGCTGCAGCAGGCGGCCGTCTGCGACGGGATGCTTTCCGGGCTGCCGTCGCTGAGCGCCGACGCGGTCGGCTGGCTCGCCGGAGCTGCTCGGGAGGCCTTCCGGGACCGTTGGGACCGGTGCGGCACCGACACGGACGCCTGGCGGGCGCTGCTGCGTCCCGAGGCCGTAGCGGACGTACGGGCGAAGCTCGCCGCCGGAGGGCATCCGCTTGCCACGGCCGGGCTGACGCCGGACGGGGACACCACGACGACCGTCGCGGTCGACGGCGACGGCCGCGCGGTCAGCTTCATCCACTCGCTCGCCTTCACCTTCGGCGCCCGGATCACCATCCCGGGCACCGGCATCATGCTCAACAACCGACTGGGGCGCGGCGCGTACCTGGTCGAGGGCCACCCGAACCAGGTGCGACCGCGGCGCCGTCCGCTGCACACCTGCCTTGCCTGGCTGGTGACCGACACCGGGGGAGCCCTGCGGCACGTCGGCAACACGCCCGGCGGTGACGGGCAGGTGCAGTGGAACATGCAGGTGCTGTCGCACCTGATCGACCACGGCCTGGATCCGCAGGCGGCCGTGTCGGCACCGCGGTTCACGGTGTTTCCCGGCAGCGACGCGGACGTGGTGGGGGCGCCCGACGAGCTGATCTGCGAGTCGCGGCTCGGCGAACGGGCCGTCGCGGAGCTGCGCGCCGCTGGCCACCCGGTCCGGGTGGTGGGGCCGTGGGACGCGGGCGGCAGTGCCCTGGTGGTCTCGGTGGACGGGCGGCTCGGCTGCCTCGCCGGTGGCGCCGACCCCCGGCAGGACGGGGTGGCGCTCGGTGGCTGA
- a CDS encoding Rieske (2Fe-2S) protein, with protein MSTPEVTGTAAAGAEPGAVRFVRVARSGQVPDGYVRRFYADTLELCVARFEGKAYATSNYCTHLDCLLSSGKLVDDGIGCSCHGSVFDLETGEPVCPPATEPIKTFPVREEDGQVYVGVTPEDIASGGPRRRKPVR; from the coding sequence ATGAGCACGCCCGAGGTCACCGGCACCGCGGCCGCGGGAGCGGAGCCGGGCGCCGTCCGATTCGTCCGCGTCGCCCGCTCCGGTCAGGTGCCCGACGGGTACGTCCGCCGCTTCTACGCCGACACCCTGGAGCTGTGCGTCGCCCGCTTCGAGGGCAAGGCGTACGCGACGTCGAACTACTGCACGCACCTGGACTGCCTGCTGTCGTCGGGCAAGCTGGTCGACGACGGCATCGGGTGCTCCTGCCACGGCAGCGTCTTCGACCTGGAGACGGGCGAGCCGGTCTGCCCGCCCGCCACCGAACCGATCAAGACGTTTCCCGTGCGGGAAGAGGACGGGCAGGTCTACGTGGGCGTGACGCCGGAGGACATCGCGTCCGGTGGCCCGCGGCGACGCAAACCGGTCAGGTGA
- a CDS encoding aldehyde dehydrogenase family protein: MKGNFIGGEWVGSASGRTRERRNPADEREVVAVFPDSDTKDAHDAVSAVAAGYREWAERGPEARAAVLYRAADILAARADDLARDLVREEGKTLAEALTETRRTPSNLRFYAGEALRVAGRTYATGDGSLVYTSREPVGVVVAITPWNFPLNIPSRKLGPALAAGNGVVFKPSEVTPLTGQRLVEALLEAGVPAGSLSLVQGGGEAGAALVADPRVGAVTFTGSYDVGAAIHRAVGPSQRCQLEMGGKNPVIVLEDADLDRAADIVVRGAFGLSGQACTGTSRLIVHEAVHDALVERVVALARARRVGDGLGDGVQMGPLATRAQLEKTQRYLDLAATANARLRAGDEPLGPGLEHGNFVRPAVFTDVDPSSPLAQEEIFGPVLSVLRVGSFDDAISVANDTAYGLSAGIVTRDLGRALDFARRVDSGLVKVNQPTTGMAMNAPFGGLKNSSTQTFKEQAGETMMHFYTVDKTVYVGS, from the coding sequence GTGAAGGGCAACTTCATCGGTGGCGAGTGGGTGGGCTCGGCCAGCGGGCGTACCCGCGAGCGGCGGAACCCGGCTGACGAGCGTGAGGTCGTCGCGGTCTTCCCGGATTCCGACACGAAGGACGCGCACGATGCGGTTTCCGCGGTCGCGGCCGGCTACCGGGAATGGGCGGAGCGCGGCCCGGAGGCGCGAGCGGCTGTCCTGTACCGGGCCGCGGACATCCTCGCCGCCCGCGCCGACGACCTCGCCCGGGACCTGGTCCGCGAGGAGGGCAAGACGCTGGCCGAGGCGCTCACCGAGACCCGCCGGACCCCGTCCAACCTCCGGTTCTACGCGGGCGAGGCGCTTCGCGTGGCGGGTCGCACATACGCCACGGGCGACGGCAGCCTCGTCTACACCTCCCGGGAACCAGTCGGGGTCGTCGTGGCCATCACCCCGTGGAACTTCCCGCTGAACATCCCGTCCCGCAAGCTCGGCCCGGCGTTGGCGGCGGGCAACGGCGTGGTGTTCAAACCGAGCGAGGTGACCCCGCTGACGGGGCAGCGGCTGGTCGAGGCGTTGCTCGAAGCGGGGGTCCCGGCTGGTTCACTGTCCCTCGTGCAGGGTGGCGGGGAGGCCGGCGCGGCGCTGGTCGCGGATCCGCGGGTGGGTGCGGTGACCTTCACCGGCTCGTACGACGTCGGGGCGGCCATCCACCGCGCCGTCGGTCCCAGCCAGCGCTGCCAGCTGGAGATGGGCGGCAAGAACCCGGTGATCGTGCTGGAGGACGCCGACCTGGACCGCGCCGCCGACATCGTGGTCCGCGGGGCGTTCGGCCTCAGTGGCCAGGCGTGCACCGGCACCAGCCGACTGATCGTCCACGAGGCCGTGCACGACGCGCTCGTCGAGCGGGTGGTCGCCCTCGCCCGCGCCCGCCGGGTGGGTGACGGGCTCGGTGACGGCGTGCAGATGGGCCCCCTCGCGACCCGCGCCCAACTGGAGAAGACCCAGCGCTACCTCGATCTCGCCGCGACCGCCAACGCCCGCCTCCGCGCCGGCGACGAGCCGCTCGGCCCGGGCCTGGAACACGGCAACTTCGTCCGCCCGGCGGTGTTCACCGACGTCGACCCGTCGTCGCCGTTGGCGCAGGAGGAGATCTTCGGGCCGGTGCTGAGCGTGCTGCGCGTCGGCTCCTTCGACGACGCGATCAGCGTCGCCAACGACACGGCGTACGGTTTGTCGGCCGGGATCGTCACCCGCGACCTGGGCCGTGCGCTCGACTTCGCCCGTCGGGTCGACAGCGGCCTGGTGAAGGTCAACCAGCCCACGACGGGCATGGCGATGAACGCCCCCTTCGGTGGGCTGAAGAACTCCAGCACGCAGACGTTCAAGGAACAGGCAGGGGAGACGATGATGCACTTCTACACCGTCGACAAGACCGTCTACGTGGGCTCATGA
- a CDS encoding NAD(P)/FAD-dependent oxidoreductase, whose protein sequence is MTRTIVTIGAGQAAAVAARTLRRRGFDGRIELLGAEPERPYQRPPLSKEYLAGDDDCGLHLLPADWCAKNDVHLRLGQPVVRIRPERGVVELADGTEVAADAVLVATGGGPRRLPGVTGERIHYLRTRRDADRLRTQLRPGVHVIVIGAGFIGAEVAATSRGKGADVTMVEALEVPLQRVLGHEIGATCAAIHRRQGVTLRLGESVESVVETPTGVVVTTNGGRIEGDLVVVGIGITPNTTVAEQSGLAVDNGILVDEYCRTAVPNVYAAGDVANHWHPLFGERIRVEHFDNASRQATAAANNMIGRTTSYTDPHWFWSDQYDHNLQYTGHAPVWDELVVRGSVEECDFSAFYLRDGLVRAAFAVDRGADVLVAKELIAGQVSVDPRILADEDVDLAELTALEEQL, encoded by the coding sequence ATGACCAGGACGATTGTCACCATCGGAGCCGGTCAGGCCGCGGCGGTCGCCGCTCGTACCCTGCGACGGCGCGGCTTCGACGGCCGGATCGAGCTGCTCGGCGCTGAACCGGAACGACCGTACCAGCGGCCGCCGCTGTCGAAGGAGTACCTCGCCGGCGACGACGACTGCGGTCTGCACCTGCTGCCGGCGGACTGGTGCGCGAAGAACGACGTGCACCTGCGGCTCGGCCAGCCGGTCGTCCGAATCCGGCCCGAGCGCGGGGTGGTCGAGTTGGCCGACGGCACGGAGGTCGCCGCGGACGCCGTCCTCGTCGCCACCGGCGGAGGACCACGCCGGCTGCCCGGCGTCACCGGTGAACGCATCCACTACCTTCGCACGCGGCGGGACGCCGACCGCCTGCGCACCCAGCTCCGTCCGGGCGTACACGTGATCGTCATCGGCGCCGGTTTCATCGGCGCCGAGGTCGCCGCCACCAGCCGCGGCAAGGGTGCCGACGTCACGATGGTGGAGGCGCTTGAGGTGCCGCTGCAGCGCGTACTCGGGCACGAGATCGGGGCCACCTGCGCGGCGATCCATCGGCGGCAGGGGGTCACGCTGCGGCTGGGCGAGTCCGTCGAGTCCGTCGTCGAGACACCGACCGGCGTCGTCGTCACCACCAACGGCGGACGCATCGAGGGCGACCTGGTGGTGGTGGGCATCGGCATCACGCCGAACACGACCGTCGCCGAGCAGTCGGGCCTCGCCGTCGACAACGGCATCCTCGTGGACGAGTACTGCCGGACCGCGGTGCCGAACGTGTACGCCGCGGGTGACGTGGCCAATCACTGGCATCCGCTCTTCGGGGAGCGGATCCGGGTCGAGCACTTCGACAACGCGAGCCGGCAGGCGACCGCCGCCGCCAACAACATGATCGGCCGGACCACGTCGTACACCGATCCGCACTGGTTCTGGTCGGACCAGTACGACCACAATCTGCAGTACACCGGCCACGCGCCGGTCTGGGATGAGCTGGTCGTGCGCGGCTCGGTCGAGGAGTGCGACTTCTCGGCCTTCTATCTGCGCGACGGGCTGGTGCGGGCGGCGTTCGCCGTCGACCGCGGCGCGGACGTCCTCGTCGCCAAGGAGCTGATCGCCGGACAGGTCAGCGTCGATCCGCGGATCCTCGCTGACGAGGACGTCGACCTGGCCGAGCTGACGGCGTTGGAGGAGCAACTGTGA
- a CDS encoding Rieske (2Fe-2S) protein, protein MSEPNPVEWVLVAELSELGRRKKKQVVVGGTPIALFLVGGRVFALHDVCVHKQRSLSKGTVLHGRIICPGHQWSFDPATGEAADQIECQPTYDVRVANDKIYVNLRPRPGRTDADVAPYTTTAAG, encoded by the coding sequence GTGAGCGAGCCTAACCCCGTCGAGTGGGTGCTCGTCGCCGAGCTGTCCGAGCTCGGGCGCCGCAAGAAGAAGCAGGTGGTCGTCGGCGGCACACCGATCGCGCTGTTCCTCGTCGGCGGCCGGGTCTTCGCCTTGCACGACGTCTGCGTCCATAAGCAACGCTCGCTGAGCAAGGGGACGGTGCTGCACGGGCGAATCATCTGCCCCGGCCACCAGTGGTCCTTCGACCCGGCCACCGGGGAGGCGGCGGACCAGATCGAATGCCAGCCGACGTACGACGTCCGGGTGGCGAACGACAAGATCTACGTCAACCTGCGGCCGCGCCCCGGCCGAACGGACGCCGACGTCGCGCCGTACACGACCACGGCTGCGGGGTGA
- a CDS encoding TenA family transcriptional regulator: MTELLSRDKFRAALEDAIKGREAKNASFSQAWADGKLERHHFARWAENHYHYVGPFADYLSYVYANTPEPCTDAKDFLLQNMYEEELADIRHTDLLIRFAEACGTTRERIEDPNNMNAVTRGLQAWCYATAMREHFAVATAALVVGLESQVPSIYKKQIVPLREVYGFTEDEIEFFDLHITSDEVHGERGYQIVLDHANTPELQQRSLQFVRWGAEMRFSYTKALYDTYVAPDLVSA, translated from the coding sequence ATGACCGAGCTGCTCTCCCGCGACAAGTTCCGCGCTGCCCTCGAGGACGCGATCAAGGGCAGAGAGGCCAAGAACGCGTCGTTCAGCCAGGCATGGGCCGATGGCAAGCTGGAGCGGCACCACTTCGCCCGCTGGGCGGAGAACCACTACCACTACGTGGGCCCGTTCGCCGACTACCTGAGCTACGTCTACGCCAACACCCCCGAGCCCTGCACGGACGCCAAGGACTTCCTTCTGCAGAACATGTACGAGGAGGAATTGGCCGACATCCGCCACACCGACCTGCTGATCCGCTTCGCCGAGGCCTGCGGGACGACGCGGGAGCGGATCGAGGACCCGAACAACATGAACGCGGTGACCCGCGGCCTTCAGGCGTGGTGCTACGCCACGGCCATGCGCGAGCACTTCGCGGTGGCGACCGCGGCGCTGGTCGTAGGCCTCGAGTCCCAGGTGCCCAGCATCTACAAGAAGCAGATCGTCCCGCTGCGCGAGGTGTACGGCTTCACCGAGGACGAGATCGAGTTCTTCGACCTGCACATCACCTCCGACGAGGTGCACGGCGAGCGCGGCTACCAGATCGTCCTGGACCACGCCAACACCCCCGAACTGCAGCAGCGATCGCTGCAGTTCGTCCGCTGGGGCGCGGAGATGCGCTTCTCCTACACCAAGGCGCTCTACGACACCTACGTGGCGCCGGACCTGGTCAGCGCCTGA
- a CDS encoding YoaK family protein — translation MPTMNSTHPRRFRWTPAAASRSSHQQRRWREWMAVVLAVNSGATDAIGFLALGGAFTSVMTGNMVLLGVALAGADGALALHTGAAITCFILGCSLGTRIAGTPRSDDPVWPPAVTRALAVEGVVLAGYAMGWWLSRGHPSGQLQLALLVLNALALGIQSSTVQRFGVAGLSTTYLTGTLTTVIARLTSGHRLRDVTQSVLTLLGLIAGAALGGLLAVRAPVWAPLVQLGSLGIVLAAAVAAIRPAPDPDLVRR, via the coding sequence ATGCCGACGATGAACAGCACGCACCCGCGCCGATTCAGGTGGACGCCGGCGGCGGCGTCGCGGAGCAGCCACCAGCAGCGTCGGTGGCGGGAGTGGATGGCCGTCGTCCTGGCGGTGAACAGCGGAGCGACCGACGCCATCGGGTTCCTGGCGCTGGGCGGAGCCTTCACCAGCGTGATGACCGGGAACATGGTCCTGCTCGGGGTCGCCCTGGCCGGGGCGGACGGTGCGCTGGCCCTACACACCGGGGCGGCGATCACCTGTTTCATCCTCGGCTGCTCGCTCGGCACACGCATCGCCGGCACCCCGAGATCCGACGACCCGGTCTGGCCCCCGGCGGTGACCCGCGCGCTGGCCGTCGAGGGTGTGGTGCTCGCCGGGTACGCGATGGGCTGGTGGTTGAGCCGCGGCCACCCGTCGGGACAGCTGCAACTGGCGTTGCTCGTTCTCAACGCCCTCGCGCTCGGCATCCAGAGCAGCACGGTCCAGCGGTTCGGCGTGGCGGGACTGTCGACCACCTATCTCACCGGGACGCTCACCACCGTGATCGCACGACTCACCTCCGGGCACCGACTGCGCGACGTCACGCAGAGCGTCCTCACCCTGCTGGGGCTGATCGCGGGCGCGGCGCTCGGCGGGTTGCTCGCGGTACGCGCGCCGGTGTGGGCGCCCCTGGTACAGCTGGGGAGCCTCGGCATCGTCCTGGCCGCGGCCGTCGCGGCCATCCGGCCGGCACCAGACCCAGACCTCGTTCGTCGCTGA